One window of the Arthrobacter sp. D5-1 genome contains the following:
- a CDS encoding histidine kinase: protein MSTSIQALRPAAAPIVAAAMLVALMILDEHGFDAASAVLFALTAAVAAAELIPVPAFIFAFAALGLQAFGVFPSVMVTGATQFVMLPVLVFFATLGWREPQRWPLPVAAVAAAGMVAVNWFADTSWINFVFGKQLAEAGTFRIALYAFLVFASFTALNLAGWAAATTVRQAAANRQAKEQAESRLESTSVALIVEQERNRIARELHDVLAHSLAVITAQAEGIRYVHRTEPESVEEAAGIIASSARSALQETRRLVQSFGSELDGPAPGAADLPALAQRLHSSGMPVELHTGGLEGLSPVEDLTVYRIVQESLTNAFKHGDRSAGATVMADRDATGLRLTIRSKLADGGTDVPPSGTGRGIPGMRERATAAGGYLTTVTDGQLFEVEATLP from the coding sequence ATGTCCACGAGCATCCAAGCCCTTCGCCCCGCAGCCGCGCCGATCGTTGCCGCTGCCATGCTCGTGGCGCTGATGATCCTCGACGAGCACGGCTTCGATGCTGCGAGCGCTGTCCTGTTTGCGCTGACGGCAGCGGTGGCCGCAGCGGAGCTGATTCCGGTTCCGGCCTTCATCTTCGCGTTCGCAGCATTGGGGCTCCAGGCATTCGGCGTCTTCCCGAGCGTGATGGTGACCGGCGCAACCCAGTTCGTCATGCTTCCCGTTCTTGTCTTCTTCGCAACCCTGGGCTGGAGAGAACCGCAACGGTGGCCGCTTCCCGTCGCCGCTGTTGCCGCCGCCGGGATGGTGGCTGTGAACTGGTTCGCCGACACCAGCTGGATCAATTTCGTGTTCGGCAAGCAACTCGCCGAAGCGGGTACTTTCCGGATCGCCCTGTATGCCTTCCTGGTTTTTGCATCCTTTACAGCCCTCAACCTTGCGGGGTGGGCGGCGGCAACTACTGTGCGGCAGGCTGCCGCCAACCGGCAGGCCAAGGAACAGGCAGAATCGCGCCTCGAATCGACGTCCGTCGCTTTGATAGTTGAGCAGGAGCGCAACAGGATTGCCCGGGAACTGCACGATGTCCTTGCACACTCGCTCGCGGTGATCACGGCGCAGGCCGAGGGGATCCGCTACGTCCACAGGACCGAGCCGGAGTCAGTGGAGGAAGCGGCCGGCATCATCGCGTCGTCAGCCAGGAGTGCATTGCAGGAGACGCGGCGGCTGGTGCAGAGCTTCGGCTCCGAGCTTGACGGCCCTGCCCCCGGAGCAGCAGACCTGCCGGCCCTCGCGCAACGGCTTCACAGCAGCGGCATGCCCGTGGAACTTCACACCGGCGGCCTGGAAGGGCTCTCGCCCGTGGAGGACCTCACCGTGTACAGGATTGTGCAGGAGAGCCTGACAAATGCCTTCAAACACGGAGACCGCAGCGCGGGCGCCACCGTGATGGCGGATCGTGACGCCACCGGCCTGCGGCTGACGATCCGCTCAAAACTGGCCGACGGCGGTACGGACGTACCGCCGTCGGGAACCGGCCGCGGCATCCCCGGCATGCGTGAACGCGCGACGGCGGCAGGCGGCTACCTGACAACGGTCACCGACGGCCAACTCTTCGAAGTGGAGGCGACCCTGCCGTGA
- a CDS encoding response regulator transcription factor, with protein sequence MSEAKIRVALVDDQPLFSAGLKMILRSQPDLDLVGEATDGEQAVALASDVGPDVMLMDIRMPVMDGITATRRITDGPGRTKVIVLTTIQHDEAVVRAIQAGAGGFLTKDATPEFLLAAIRTVHSGHAVMAPSATNELLRDYTTPSAADSSVLEPLSARERDVFMLAAKGLANGEIAASLVLSDATVKTHIGSILSKLTLKNRIQLVAFAYQNRLLG encoded by the coding sequence GTGAGTGAGGCAAAGATCCGTGTAGCGCTGGTGGACGACCAGCCCCTGTTCAGCGCAGGCCTGAAGATGATCCTTCGCAGCCAACCGGACCTGGATCTGGTGGGAGAGGCGACGGACGGCGAGCAGGCCGTTGCCCTCGCGTCGGACGTCGGACCGGACGTGATGCTGATGGATATCCGGATGCCGGTGATGGACGGGATCACGGCCACCCGGCGAATCACGGACGGCCCGGGTAGGACAAAGGTCATTGTGCTCACCACCATCCAGCACGATGAGGCAGTGGTCCGGGCCATTCAGGCCGGTGCCGGCGGGTTCCTGACCAAGGACGCAACCCCGGAATTCCTGCTGGCAGCCATCCGGACCGTCCACTCGGGCCACGCAGTCATGGCACCGTCGGCCACCAATGAACTGCTCCGCGACTACACCACCCCTTCGGCCGCCGATTCGTCAGTCCTGGAACCGCTGTCCGCGCGCGAGCGCGATGTATTCATGCTGGCTGCCAAGGGCCTCGCCAACGGGGAGATCGCGGCGTCGCTGGTGCTCAGTGATGCCACCGTCAAGACCCATATCGGCAGCATTCTCTCCAAGCTCACGCTCAAGAACCGCATCCAACTGGTGGCATTTGCCTACCAGAACAGGCTGCTCGGCTAG
- a CDS encoding FAD-binding oxidoreductase, with the protein MEWIRPDSPTYDEARKLFNAMIDRRPAVIAKCSDPGEVAEALRYAHNHNLDVAVRSGGHSVAGMSTNDGGLVVDVRPMKSISVNTEAKTATAGAGLTWGEFDRATQQYGLAVTGGRASTTGVSGFTLGGGSGWLERSYGFACDNLLSVDLVTASGDRVTASPGENPELFWALHGGGGNFGVATSLTFKLHDVGPTVMAGLMLFPGEDATDLSRAYRQLALDAPDAVGTALVYLTAPPEEFVPEDMVGKLAVGMAYIHAGDVEAGEEHAKPFKELGPSVDLVSPMGYADFQCMIDDPPDHYNYWSADYHNELSDDALDVLVDSAQRLPGPNSQQLVARWGGAVAGPAAANTPLQHRGAAWVSHPFGLSETREGGQEAKAWVKQFRQDIAPHTTGGVWLNFIGDEGQDRIMAAYGEQNYRRLSKVKAQFDPDNVFRGNQNILPAER; encoded by the coding sequence ATGGAATGGATTCGTCCGGACAGCCCCACCTATGACGAGGCCCGGAAACTCTTCAACGCGATGATCGACCGCAGGCCGGCGGTGATCGCCAAATGTTCTGATCCCGGCGAGGTTGCTGAGGCTCTCAGATACGCGCACAACCACAATCTGGATGTCGCGGTTCGTTCAGGCGGCCATTCGGTGGCGGGCATGTCCACCAATGATGGCGGGCTGGTGGTCGATGTACGTCCGATGAAGTCCATCAGCGTCAACACAGAGGCGAAGACCGCTACAGCGGGTGCCGGGCTCACGTGGGGCGAGTTCGACCGCGCAACCCAGCAGTACGGCTTGGCAGTGACCGGCGGGCGAGCGTCCACCACGGGTGTCTCCGGCTTCACCTTGGGTGGGGGTTCGGGGTGGCTGGAGCGGTCCTACGGCTTTGCGTGCGACAACCTGCTTTCGGTGGACCTGGTCACAGCGTCCGGAGATCGGGTGACTGCCAGCCCGGGCGAAAATCCCGAGTTGTTTTGGGCACTCCACGGCGGAGGCGGGAACTTCGGAGTGGCGACGTCCCTGACCTTCAAACTGCACGACGTCGGCCCCACCGTGATGGCCGGCCTGATGCTGTTTCCTGGTGAGGATGCCACGGATTTGTCCCGCGCCTACCGCCAACTCGCCCTTGACGCGCCCGACGCTGTAGGGACTGCACTCGTGTACCTCACTGCTCCACCGGAAGAGTTCGTCCCGGAGGACATGGTGGGCAAGCTCGCCGTCGGCATGGCCTACATCCATGCCGGTGATGTTGAGGCGGGCGAGGAACACGCCAAACCGTTCAAGGAACTCGGTCCGAGTGTTGATCTGGTGTCACCCATGGGTTACGCCGACTTCCAGTGCATGATCGATGACCCCCCGGACCACTACAACTACTGGAGCGCGGACTATCACAACGAACTCTCTGACGATGCCCTGGACGTGCTGGTGGACTCTGCCCAACGCCTTCCAGGACCGAATTCCCAGCAGTTGGTGGCACGTTGGGGCGGAGCAGTGGCTGGGCCCGCTGCGGCGAACACACCGCTGCAACACCGCGGCGCAGCATGGGTCAGCCATCCGTTCGGCCTGTCCGAAACAAGGGAGGGCGGTCAAGAGGCCAAAGCGTGGGTGAAGCAATTCAGGCAAGACATCGCTCCCCACACCACGGGAGGAGTGTGGCTGAACTTCATCGGCGACGAAGGCCAGGACCGCATCATGGCTGCTTACGGCGAACAGAACTACCGGCGGCTGTCCAAGGTGAAAGCTCAGTTCGATCCGGACAACGTGTTCCGCGGCAACCAGAACATCCTGCCCGCCGAGCGCTGA
- a CDS encoding DUF4031 domain-containing protein translates to MAVYIDPPLWPAHGTFFSHLVSDSSLDELHAFATAAGVPERAFDGDHYDVPERRYDDLVLAGAIPVEARILVRKLIASGLRIPARERSKALTVPLMERWNSIFPGYEELGLELLERWGEDGRKYHSRTHLLAVLEALDVLTEPALPARTVSLAAWFHDAVYEGVDGQDEEESALLAEDRLTAAGLSAVDVAEVARLVRLTSSHSPEPGDHAGALLCDADLSVLGGDEQAYARYLAAVREDYAHVSDADFAKGRAAVVRHLLGLDPLFHGERAKALWLDAARRNLAGELA, encoded by the coding sequence ATGGCCGTCTACATCGATCCGCCCTTGTGGCCAGCGCACGGGACCTTTTTTTCGCATCTGGTATCGGATTCATCGCTGGATGAGCTTCATGCTTTCGCAACCGCTGCCGGGGTTCCGGAGAGGGCCTTCGACGGAGACCATTACGACGTTCCCGAACGGCGGTACGACGACCTGGTCCTTGCTGGCGCCATCCCCGTTGAGGCTCGGATCCTGGTCCGTAAACTCATCGCCAGCGGGCTGCGGATTCCTGCGCGGGAACGGAGCAAAGCCTTGACGGTCCCTCTGATGGAGCGATGGAACAGCATCTTTCCCGGCTACGAGGAGTTGGGCCTGGAACTCTTGGAACGGTGGGGCGAGGACGGCCGGAAGTATCACAGCCGCACCCACCTCCTGGCTGTTCTTGAGGCCTTGGACGTTCTCACCGAACCAGCCTTGCCTGCACGGACCGTTTCCTTGGCGGCGTGGTTTCACGACGCCGTTTATGAAGGCGTGGACGGCCAGGATGAGGAAGAATCAGCTCTGTTGGCCGAGGACCGGCTGACCGCCGCCGGGCTCTCCGCCGTCGACGTGGCCGAAGTGGCGCGGCTGGTCCGGCTCACGTCCTCGCACTCCCCCGAGCCCGGTGACCATGCCGGCGCCCTGCTCTGCGACGCCGATCTCTCCGTCCTCGGTGGCGACGAGCAAGCCTACGCCCGGTATCTGGCGGCCGTCCGCGAAGACTACGCGCACGTCAGCGACGCCGACTTCGCGAAGGGCCGCGCCGCCGTCGTGCGTCATCTTCTGGGACTTGATCCGTTGTTCCATGGCGAACGCGCCAAGGCGCTCTGGCTCGACGCCGCGCGCCGCAACCTCGCCGGCGAACTCGCGTGA
- a CDS encoding 2-phosphosulfolactate phosphatase, with protein sequence MSGSISEPGAPQRQLPYAVRFEWGLDGARAVVPGADLAVVVDVLSFTTCVSVAVDRGAIVFPYPLRDAAASEFAVRHDALLAGPRGSEGLSLSPSSLRRARVLDRVVLPSPNGSTISHELASSARQVVAVSLRNAAATADWVHATLPPEAVIAVIAAGEKWTDGALRPALEDQLGAGAFIAGLAATGRRSLSPEAAAAAAAFDAAEPRLAAILRGCSSGRELIDAGFADDVSIAAELDGSSVVALLRDGAFQAG encoded by the coding sequence GTGAGTGGTTCCATCAGCGAACCTGGCGCACCGCAGCGGCAGCTTCCGTACGCAGTCCGGTTTGAGTGGGGGCTCGACGGCGCCCGCGCGGTAGTGCCCGGAGCCGACCTTGCGGTGGTGGTTGACGTCCTGTCGTTCACCACGTGCGTGAGTGTCGCGGTGGACCGCGGGGCCATAGTGTTTCCCTACCCGTTGCGGGATGCGGCGGCGAGCGAGTTCGCGGTCCGTCATGATGCCCTGCTCGCGGGACCCCGGGGTTCTGAAGGCCTGAGCTTGTCGCCGTCCAGCCTCCGCCGGGCCCGCGTGCTGGATCGCGTGGTTCTCCCCTCTCCCAACGGGTCGACCATCAGCCACGAACTTGCTTCATCGGCTCGCCAAGTGGTGGCGGTCTCGCTCAGGAATGCCGCAGCGACGGCCGACTGGGTCCACGCCACCTTGCCCCCAGAGGCCGTGATCGCCGTGATAGCAGCGGGCGAAAAGTGGACGGACGGGGCGTTGCGGCCGGCGTTGGAGGATCAGCTCGGAGCCGGTGCGTTCATCGCCGGGTTGGCAGCGACCGGGCGACGAAGTCTCTCCCCGGAGGCGGCTGCTGCTGCGGCGGCCTTCGACGCCGCCGAGCCCCGGCTGGCCGCCATTCTTCGGGGCTGTTCCAGTGGACGCGAACTGATCGACGCCGGTTTTGCGGACGATGTCAGCATCGCGGCGGAGTTGGACGGCAGTTCCGTGGTGGCCCTGCTTCGGGACGGGGCTTTTCAGGCTGGGTAG
- a CDS encoding sialidase family protein produces the protein MTSYLLSSARAEMPLARPDVEHVLAVRGAGGYRQYRIPALAISARGTVLAAYDGRPNLDDLPNPIDLLLRRSYDNGVTWEPQQLVRTGSGLHGFGDPSLLVDAETGRIFMFHAAGTHAGFFEAVAGLEPDDDVQHADVSFSDDDGDTWQHRRLTAQLKRRGVTGLFAAAGQGIQMHAGPFAGRLVQQYVVLVDGSIMAASAFSDDHGETWALGGLIGPGPSGIGPNENKVVCLDDGRLLLHSRATPCRLSAVSEDGGLSWSPLRAVPELPDPSDNGSLARFDGLPCVAAFATPETSSWLLASNNHDPHLRRNTVLSLSPDNGATWPAKLLLCGGSSAYSTVTRLPDGNIGVLYERQGYREIVFASIPAEQLTEQLSATPHPVSDASESSGLAFDMELRSITPGRPAVWQNAGDFHLIPSNSDGEWDVQTWKEIGQGYAGDQVLGTREAQDLNYGPIIPGYKAGDILAFTGRVRNGGTKPAAGVVLLGPHHNAGGFPPADLLPGENALYFTPTYTVTEADLERSTLELVFTAEADGGTVRLERAFRFDLRTGAVVAS, from the coding sequence GTGACCTCCTACCTCCTGAGTTCCGCCCGTGCCGAAATGCCTCTGGCCCGTCCCGATGTTGAACATGTCCTGGCCGTCCGCGGCGCGGGTGGCTACCGTCAGTACCGCATCCCGGCGCTTGCCATCAGCGCGCGGGGCACGGTGTTGGCCGCCTACGACGGCCGCCCTAATCTGGACGACCTGCCCAATCCCATCGATCTACTCCTGCGTCGCAGCTATGACAACGGGGTCACGTGGGAGCCGCAGCAGCTTGTCCGCACGGGTTCCGGGTTGCACGGTTTTGGTGATCCGAGCCTGCTGGTGGACGCCGAAACCGGCCGCATCTTCATGTTCCACGCCGCCGGGACGCACGCGGGCTTCTTCGAGGCCGTGGCGGGTTTGGAGCCGGATGACGACGTGCAGCATGCGGACGTCAGCTTCTCAGACGACGACGGCGACACCTGGCAGCACCGTCGGCTTACGGCGCAGCTCAAGAGGCGCGGAGTGACAGGCCTTTTCGCTGCGGCAGGACAAGGAATTCAGATGCACGCCGGGCCTTTTGCGGGCAGGTTGGTGCAGCAGTACGTGGTGTTGGTGGACGGTTCCATCATGGCCGCATCTGCGTTCAGCGACGACCACGGCGAAACGTGGGCCTTGGGTGGGCTGATTGGTCCGGGTCCCTCCGGGATCGGGCCCAATGAAAACAAAGTTGTGTGCCTGGACGATGGCCGGCTGCTCCTGCATTCACGGGCAACGCCGTGCCGATTGTCCGCTGTATCCGAGGACGGCGGGCTTTCGTGGAGTCCGTTGCGGGCTGTTCCAGAGTTGCCGGACCCCAGCGACAACGGTTCCTTGGCGCGCTTCGACGGTCTGCCCTGTGTGGCTGCTTTTGCCACGCCGGAGACCTCATCCTGGCTGCTCGCGAGCAACAACCACGACCCCCATCTGCGTCGCAACACTGTCCTGAGCCTCTCCCCCGACAACGGCGCCACCTGGCCCGCCAAGCTGTTGCTCTGCGGAGGCAGTTCGGCGTATTCGACGGTGACGCGGCTCCCTGACGGGAACATCGGGGTTCTCTATGAACGGCAGGGGTACCGGGAGATCGTGTTCGCGTCGATCCCTGCCGAGCAGCTGACGGAGCAGCTGTCCGCTACTCCGCACCCAGTTTCGGATGCCTCGGAGTCTAGTGGCTTGGCATTCGACATGGAGCTCCGGTCCATCACCCCAGGCAGGCCCGCCGTGTGGCAGAACGCCGGCGACTTCCACCTGATCCCCTCCAACAGCGACGGCGAATGGGATGTGCAGACCTGGAAGGAAATCGGCCAAGGCTACGCCGGGGACCAGGTTCTTGGCACGCGGGAGGCGCAGGACCTCAACTACGGCCCCATCATCCCAGGCTACAAAGCCGGGGACATCCTCGCCTTCACTGGACGCGTCCGCAACGGAGGCACTAAACCAGCTGCCGGCGTCGTACTTCTCGGACCGCACCACAACGCCGGTGGGTTCCCGCCTGCGGACCTGCTGCCCGGCGAAAACGCTCTCTATTTCACGCCCACGTACACCGTCACTGAGGCGGACCTGGAGCGCAGCACCTTGGAACTCGTGTTCACAGCAGAAGCCGACGGCGGAACGGTGCGTTTGGAGCGGGCGTTCCGTTTCGACCTGCGCACCGGCGCCGTGGTGGCTTCCTAG
- a CDS encoding YccF domain-containing protein, with translation MKTLLNIIWLVFGGFWLALGYFAAGIICCVLIVTIPWGIASFRIGAYCLWPFGQMVVEKPGGAGVFALLGNVIWLLVAGIWIAIGHVVTAFAMAITIIGIPLAIANLKLIPVSLMPLGKQIVPTNQPFVSTYR, from the coding sequence ATGAAAACGCTCCTTAACATCATCTGGCTCGTCTTTGGTGGGTTCTGGCTGGCCTTGGGTTACTTCGCGGCGGGCATCATTTGCTGCGTACTCATCGTGACCATCCCGTGGGGCATCGCTTCGTTCCGGATCGGTGCCTACTGCCTGTGGCCCTTTGGCCAAATGGTGGTGGAGAAGCCGGGAGGAGCCGGGGTGTTCGCGCTCCTGGGCAACGTGATCTGGCTGCTCGTCGCGGGCATCTGGATCGCGATCGGCCACGTGGTCACCGCGTTTGCCATGGCCATCACCATCATTGGCATCCCGCTGGCCATCGCCAACCTGAAGCTCATCCCGGTGTCCCTGATGCCGCTGGGCAAGCAGATTGTGCCCACCAACCAGCCGTTCGTCAGCACCTACCGCTAA
- a CDS encoding SRPBCC domain-containing protein, translating to MSTEHFTLTMSREFDSPREKVFDAWMEPDKLAQWFGPAEVEAPREKIIVEPRVGGIWQVVMVWSDEDGEQEAPIEAVITELETPALLVAKAKAAPDADHEFEEMRLEFEDLNGRTRMNVTQGPFESQEWVDMTRDGWSTSFDKLDELLA from the coding sequence ATGAGCACGGAACACTTCACCCTGACCATGAGCCGCGAGTTTGATTCCCCTCGTGAGAAGGTTTTCGACGCCTGGATGGAGCCGGACAAGCTTGCGCAGTGGTTCGGTCCCGCGGAAGTGGAGGCTCCCCGGGAGAAAATCATCGTTGAGCCGCGGGTGGGAGGCATCTGGCAGGTGGTCATGGTGTGGTCGGACGAGGACGGCGAGCAGGAAGCCCCCATCGAAGCCGTGATTACGGAGTTGGAAACCCCGGCTCTTCTGGTCGCGAAAGCCAAAGCTGCTCCGGATGCCGATCACGAATTCGAGGAGATGCGACTGGAATTCGAGGACCTCAACGGCCGTACCCGCATGAACGTCACCCAGGGACCCTTCGAATCCCAGGAGTGGGTGGACATGACCCGCGATGGCTGGAGCACCTCGTTCGACAAGCTGGACGAACTGCTGGCCTGA